From Ramlibacter tataouinensis, the proteins below share one genomic window:
- a CDS encoding DUF3426 domain-containing protein: MSLITRCPACGTMFKVVADQLKVSDGWVRCGHCAEVFDATGNLQDEDAVHGPAAPGAALNEAPEPQAPASAPEPEPQPQPAATISKPPVDGPIFDPVPDDTAPATTPLPEAAAHDDDFPTSIHSQVDDSEIEGFANSRELDDAAQVLRADPRDRPFALRRADPMESHDIGPHGLSRPTPLEDPELHDLSFVRQARRKAFWRRPVVRFGLLLLALALAALLALQVAWHERDRLAAAEPALRPWLQKMCEAAGCKLGPPRRIEAVAIDNSSFNKLRGDAYRLNITLKNRADTEVAMPALELTLTDSQDQAVLRRVLTAAEFAGSTTTLLPRAEWSTTLALGVAGSSASRIAGYRVLAFYP; this comes from the coding sequence ATGAGCCTGATCACGCGCTGCCCTGCCTGCGGGACGATGTTCAAGGTCGTCGCCGACCAGCTCAAGGTTTCCGACGGCTGGGTGCGCTGCGGTCACTGCGCCGAGGTCTTCGACGCGACGGGGAACCTGCAGGATGAAGACGCCGTCCACGGGCCGGCGGCGCCAGGGGCCGCCCTGAACGAAGCGCCGGAGCCGCAAGCGCCGGCATCCGCGCCCGAGCCGGAGCCCCAGCCCCAGCCGGCCGCAACGATCTCGAAACCTCCGGTCGACGGGCCGATCTTCGATCCGGTCCCGGACGACACGGCCCCGGCGACAACGCCCCTGCCGGAAGCGGCGGCGCACGACGACGACTTCCCGACCTCCATCCACTCGCAGGTCGATGACAGCGAGATCGAAGGGTTCGCGAACTCGCGCGAACTCGACGACGCGGCCCAGGTCCTGCGGGCCGATCCGCGCGACCGGCCATTCGCGCTGCGCCGCGCCGACCCGATGGAGAGCCACGATATCGGTCCGCACGGCCTGAGCCGGCCGACCCCGCTGGAGGATCCAGAACTGCACGACCTGTCCTTCGTGCGGCAGGCGCGGCGCAAGGCGTTCTGGCGGCGTCCCGTGGTGCGCTTCGGCCTGCTGCTGCTGGCGCTGGCGCTGGCCGCGCTGCTGGCGCTGCAGGTCGCCTGGCACGAACGTGACCGGCTGGCTGCCGCCGAACCGGCGCTGCGCCCCTGGCTGCAGAAGATGTGCGAGGCGGCGGGGTGCAAGCTCGGCCCGCCGCGCCGGATCGAGGCCGTCGCCATCGACAATTCATCGTTCAACAAGCTGCGTGGCGATGCCTACCGGCTGAACATCACGCTGAAGAACCGCGCGGACACCGAAGTCGCCATGCCCGCGCTGGAGCTCACGCTCACCGACAGCCAGGACCAGGCCGTGCTGCGCCGGGTGCTGACCGCCGCCGAGTTCGCGGGAAGCACCACCACGCTCCTGCCGCGTGCGGAGTGGTCCACCACGCTCGCGCTCGGAGTGGCCGGCAGCAGCGCCTCGCGCATCGCCGGCTATCGCGTGCTCGCCTTCTATCCCTGA
- the prmA gene encoding 50S ribosomal protein L11 methyltransferase — MFELRLLCPEERVEPVSDALDALDALSVSVEDADAQTDAERALFGEPGLPPPKEGWSRSRVLALFATEAAASEAGDILAAQDFFQGCEIQGIAQVPDQDWVRLTQSQFAPVPITPEFWIVPTWHEPPAQARQLIRLDPGLAFGTGTHPTTRMCLRWIANNPPAGKRVLDYGCGSGILAIGAARFGAAEIDAVDIDPAAVQATVANAQANGVQLRAGLPAEAAGHYELVLANILAMPLKVLAPLLCAHVAPGGALVLAGILERQADELKEAYAPFAALEVSDSEDGWVLMTARL, encoded by the coding sequence ATGTTTGAACTGCGCCTGTTGTGTCCCGAGGAACGGGTCGAGCCCGTGAGCGACGCGCTGGACGCGCTGGACGCGCTAAGCGTCTCGGTCGAGGACGCCGATGCGCAGACCGATGCGGAGCGCGCGCTGTTCGGCGAACCTGGCCTGCCCCCGCCCAAAGAGGGCTGGAGCCGCTCGCGCGTGCTGGCGCTGTTCGCCACCGAAGCCGCCGCGAGCGAGGCGGGGGACATCCTCGCCGCGCAGGATTTCTTCCAGGGCTGCGAGATCCAGGGCATCGCTCAGGTGCCCGACCAGGACTGGGTGCGCCTGACGCAGTCGCAGTTCGCGCCGGTGCCGATCACCCCCGAGTTCTGGATCGTCCCAACCTGGCATGAGCCGCCCGCCCAGGCGCGCCAGCTGATCCGGCTCGACCCCGGCCTGGCTTTCGGCACCGGCACCCATCCCACCACCCGCATGTGCCTGCGCTGGATCGCCAACAACCCGCCGGCCGGCAAGCGCGTGCTCGACTATGGCTGCGGTTCAGGCATCCTAGCGATCGGGGCCGCGCGCTTCGGCGCCGCCGAGATCGACGCCGTGGATATTGACCCGGCCGCGGTGCAGGCGACCGTCGCCAACGCCCAGGCCAACGGCGTGCAGCTGCGGGCCGGGCTGCCGGCCGAGGCCGCCGGCCACTATGAGCTGGTGCTCGCCAATATCCTGGCCATGCCCCTGAAGGTGCTGGCGCCGCTGCTGTGCGCGCATGTCGCGCCCGGCGGCGCGCTGGTGCTCGCCGGCATCCTCGAGCGTCAGGCCGACGAGCTGAAGGAAGCCTACGCGCCGTTCGCCGCGCTGGAAGTCAGCGACAGTGAGGACGGCTGGGTGCTGATGACGGCCCGTCTCTAG
- the accC gene encoding acetyl-CoA carboxylase biotin carboxylase subunit produces the protein MFKKILVANRGEIALRIQRACRELGIKAVMVYSEADREAKYVKLAEEAVCIGPPPSPLSYLNMPAIISAAEVTDAEAIHPGYGFLSENADFAERVEKSGFQFIGPTPESIRIMGDKVSAKQAMIKAGVPCVPGSEGELPDDPVQIKRIAKSIGYPVIIKAAGGGGGRGMRVVHTEAALVNAVQMTKAEAGAAFGNPAVYMEKFLQNPRHIEIQVLADKHRNAVYLGERDCSMQRRHQKIIEEAPAPGIPRKLIEKIGERCVAACKRIGYRGAGTFEFLYEDGEFYFIEMNTRVQVEHPVTELISGVDIVKTQIMVAAGEKLPFSQRDIQLRGHAIECRVNAEDPYKFVPSPGRITLWHAPGGPGVRVDSHVYNNYFVPPNYDSMIGKIIVHGDTREQALARMRTALLETVVEGINTNIALHRELMVDAKFMDGGTNIHYLEDWLSQHKR, from the coding sequence ATGTTTAAGAAAATCCTGGTCGCCAACCGCGGCGAGATCGCCTTGAGGATCCAGCGCGCCTGCCGCGAACTGGGGATCAAGGCCGTGATGGTCTATTCCGAGGCCGACCGCGAGGCCAAGTACGTCAAGCTCGCGGAGGAGGCGGTGTGCATTGGCCCGCCGCCGTCGCCGCTAAGCTACTTGAACATGCCCGCGATCATTTCGGCAGCGGAGGTGACCGACGCCGAGGCGATCCATCCCGGCTACGGCTTCCTGTCGGAGAACGCCGATTTCGCCGAGCGGGTGGAAAAGAGCGGCTTCCAGTTCATCGGTCCCACGCCCGAATCGATCCGCATCATGGGCGACAAGGTGTCGGCCAAGCAGGCCATGATCAAGGCAGGGGTGCCTTGCGTGCCCGGCTCCGAAGGCGAACTGCCGGACGATCCGGTCCAGATCAAGCGCATCGCCAAGTCGATCGGCTACCCCGTGATCATCAAGGCTGCCGGCGGCGGCGGCGGGCGCGGCATGCGCGTGGTGCACACCGAGGCGGCGCTGGTCAACGCGGTGCAGATGACCAAGGCCGAAGCCGGAGCCGCTTTCGGCAATCCGGCGGTGTACATGGAGAAGTTCCTCCAGAACCCGCGCCACATCGAGATCCAGGTGCTGGCCGACAAGCACCGCAACGCCGTGTACCTGGGCGAGCGCGATTGCTCGATGCAGCGCCGCCACCAGAAGATCATCGAGGAGGCGCCGGCGCCGGGCATCCCGCGCAAGCTGATCGAGAAGATCGGCGAGCGCTGCGTCGCCGCCTGCAAGCGTATCGGCTACCGCGGCGCGGGCACCTTCGAGTTCCTGTACGAGGACGGCGAGTTCTACTTCATCGAGATGAACACCCGCGTCCAGGTCGAGCACCCGGTGACCGAGCTGATCAGCGGCGTCGACATCGTCAAGACGCAGATCATGGTCGCCGCCGGCGAGAAGCTGCCCTTCAGCCAGCGCGACATCCAGTTGCGCGGCCACGCCATCGAGTGCCGCGTCAACGCCGAGGATCCGTACAAGTTCGTCCCGTCCCCCGGGCGCATCACGCTGTGGCACGCGCCGGGCGGGCCGGGCGTGCGCGTGGACTCGCACGTCTACAACAACTATTTCGTGCCGCCCAACTACGACTCGATGATCGGCAAGATCATCGTGCACGGGGACACGCGCGAGCAGGCGCTGGCGCGCATGCGCACGGCCTTGCTGGAAACCGTGGTCGAGGGCATCAACACCAACATCGCGCTGCATCGCGAGCTGATGGTGGACGCCAAGTTCATGGACGGCGGCACCAACATCCATTACCTCGAGGACTGGCTGTCGCAGCACAAGCGATAG
- the accB gene encoding acetyl-CoA carboxylase biotin carboxyl carrier protein — MDLRKLKTLIDLVSESNVSELEITEAEGKVRIVKGGTVVQQVLSPMAVPAATAMPMALASAPAAPVAGAAPAVAAPVGHTVKSPMVGTFYRSASPGAKPFVDVGSPIKEGDTVCIIEAMKILNEIEADKTGTITQILVENGQAVEFGQPLFVIE; from the coding sequence ATGGACCTGCGCAAGCTCAAGACGCTGATCGACCTGGTGTCGGAATCGAACGTCTCTGAACTGGAAATCACCGAGGCCGAAGGAAAGGTCCGCATCGTCAAGGGCGGCACCGTGGTGCAGCAAGTGCTGTCGCCGATGGCCGTGCCGGCGGCGACCGCGATGCCGATGGCGCTCGCTTCGGCGCCCGCCGCCCCGGTGGCCGGCGCTGCACCCGCCGTCGCAGCCCCGGTGGGTCACACGGTCAAGTCCCCCATGGTCGGCACCTTCTACCGCTCGGCCAGCCCGGGCGCCAAACCTTTCGTGGACGTCGGCAGCCCGATCAAGGAAGGCGACACCGTCTGCATCATCGAGGCGATGAAGATCCTCAACGAGATCGAAGCCGACAAGACCGGCACGATCACGCAGATCCTGGTGGAGAACGGCCAGGCCGTGGAGTTCGGGCAGCCCCTGTTCGTGATCGAGTAA